The Sinorhizobium meliloti genome includes a window with the following:
- a CDS encoding helix-turn-helix domain-containing protein: MYAAATAKPQSIEAEHLGPAPISGPHLVATYKPGREIYAQGDLIDKCYQVSTGAVRVYRLLSDGRRQVVSFHLPGEMFGFEAGPNHAFFAEAITETTLGVFGRRHMQERSRELLALALTGMARAQQHLLVIGRQCAVERIAAFLVDLCERQGGCRQLRLPMSRQDIADYLGLTIETVSRVVTKLKARSVIALRDARTIDIVRLEALRSLCD, encoded by the coding sequence ATGTACGCCGCTGCAACCGCCAAACCACAGTCCATTGAGGCCGAACACCTTGGACCGGCCCCAATTTCTGGGCCCCATCTTGTCGCCACCTACAAGCCGGGTCGCGAGATCTATGCCCAGGGTGATCTGATTGACAAGTGCTATCAGGTTTCGACCGGAGCCGTGCGTGTCTACCGCCTCCTTTCAGATGGACGCCGACAAGTCGTATCCTTTCATCTCCCAGGCGAAATGTTCGGGTTCGAAGCGGGACCCAACCATGCATTCTTTGCCGAAGCCATCACGGAAACAACACTGGGCGTCTTCGGTCGCCGGCATATGCAGGAGCGTTCGCGGGAGCTTCTCGCGCTCGCCTTGACCGGCATGGCACGGGCTCAGCAGCATCTTCTGGTGATCGGCAGGCAATGTGCCGTGGAACGGATTGCCGCATTCCTCGTCGATCTTTGCGAGCGTCAGGGAGGATGCAGGCAGCTACGCTTGCCCATGTCGCGACAGGATATCGCGGACTATCTCGGCCTGACGATCGAAACAGTGTCGCGCGTGGTGACGAAACTGAAGGCGCGCAGCGTCATCGCGCTTAGGGACGCAAGGACGATCGACATCGTGAGGCTGGAAGCTCTGCGTTCGCTCTGCGATTGA